A genomic segment from Polyangium mundeleinium encodes:
- a CDS encoding DNA alkylation repair protein, whose protein sequence is MAEPLKFFFDERLVRRIAASIQGAWPDFPSRTFIAEAKTGLDDKELKERGRHIAAALGRALPADFERAVDILLRSLETPASRDEGAMSSFFYLPHLTFVAERGLEHFEASMRAQHALTQVFTAEFSIRPFLLRDPERSLARLRTWATDPSAHVRRLVSEGTRPRLPWAQRLPAFIEDPTPVLELLELLKDDPEPYVRNSVANNLNDIAKDHPDRVVALCRHWLEGAGPGRTWIVRHALRWLVKRGHPGALALFGASAAPEIAIERASVTPKKVPLGEEARFSCEIVSRAGAPQRLVVDAVIHYPGATGKHRPKVFKVRTIELSPSGRETIQGRVSLVDLTTRRHYPGEHRIELRINGEDFALGQFEAIASRNGGRAAPGRDSRHGRPR, encoded by the coding sequence ATGGCCGAGCCGCTCAAGTTCTTCTTCGACGAACGCCTCGTGCGCCGCATCGCGGCCTCGATCCAGGGCGCCTGGCCCGATTTTCCATCACGAACGTTCATCGCCGAGGCCAAGACCGGACTCGACGACAAGGAGCTCAAGGAGCGCGGGCGCCACATCGCCGCGGCGCTCGGGCGCGCCTTGCCGGCCGACTTCGAGCGCGCGGTGGACATCCTCCTTCGCTCGCTCGAGACGCCCGCGTCCCGCGACGAGGGCGCGATGTCGAGCTTTTTCTACCTCCCGCATCTGACCTTCGTGGCGGAACGAGGGCTCGAGCACTTCGAGGCCTCGATGCGCGCCCAGCACGCGCTCACCCAGGTGTTCACGGCCGAGTTCTCGATCCGACCCTTCCTCCTCCGCGACCCGGAGCGATCGCTCGCGCGGCTCCGGACCTGGGCGACCGATCCGAGCGCCCACGTGCGCCGCCTCGTCTCCGAGGGCACGCGCCCGCGGCTTCCGTGGGCCCAGCGTTTGCCCGCGTTCATCGAGGATCCCACGCCCGTCCTCGAGCTGCTCGAGCTCCTGAAGGACGATCCCGAGCCGTACGTTCGCAACAGCGTGGCGAACAACCTCAACGACATTGCCAAGGATCATCCGGATCGGGTCGTCGCTTTGTGCCGCCACTGGCTGGAGGGAGCGGGGCCGGGCCGCACGTGGATCGTCCGGCACGCGCTCCGCTGGCTCGTCAAGCGCGGGCATCCGGGGGCGCTCGCGCTCTTTGGCGCCTCGGCTGCACCCGAAATTGCAATCGAGCGGGCGAGCGTCACGCCGAAGAAGGTCCCCCTCGGCGAGGAGGCGCGATTCTCTTGCGAAATCGTCTCGCGCGCGGGCGCGCCGCAGCGGCTCGTCGTCGATGCGGTGATTCATTATCCCGGCGCAACCGGAAAACACCGCCCCAAGGTCTTCAAGGTGCGCACGATCGAGCTCTCGCCGTCGGGGCGGGAGACGATTCAGGGCCGGGTATCGCTCGTCGATTTGACGACGCGCCGCCATTACCCGGGCGAACACCGGATCGAGCTCCGGATCAATGGCGAAGATTTTGCGCTTGGCCAGTTCGAAGCCATTGCATCGCGTAATGGAGGCCGCGCCGCACCCGGACGTGATTCCAGGCATGGCCGTCCGCGATAG
- a CDS encoding tetratricopeptide repeat protein, with protein MSEQIVYFLREDVPLRSIFEGVLREGFQIVRRAPRKADAPPFWSVNMGEGRHMVLVDSPLFGVRYIEWRSGKPMPAWLESSVVRRSVDELATRAEAAKAPEEKIATLCEAVAVAAPTLPDRIRSVLAARLRDGEEAVRFMAHKAVVALSDASLEQTLGEMLAGGPVPEDMLAWARELHALAEKAVRGDFIDDLDTQNEDYLRDALRRDLTEKKWRRVEVAAARLLWKEMPLYELEAAAAWAQAMAATGRVWKAYFAALLVSEIERSRGEEGLAAVVRAEIEPTLASREDLPIREDLHPILWIVRDRLNDDYTAACDRAIDAMDAHVKNLEAERVLFRAISQRNGPEGRPLAKKLRDLLPGAITPLALLTYLHESGDTGDEALADAEALAAAMAQRELVAKGKAEPPSPEIASFDAWAEGILAYQARRPKDLIREHIRILQKRGDNEGALRAAERAIVAEDSALAWMDKGFILTSMKRHADAIAAYTEAIARVDKDGKVLLGGSYDVLWFNRACERAITGDHEGALRDLAIVVAKDKEWIDKARADDYFDSVREDPRFEGILAGTYEFPPESAPFDWKTLADHAKGLSFLGRYEEAIVAGREGLRKAEKALGPEDPGLATCLENLGFAATWGGEPQQGVAALRRAVAIRERIDAGSREAGEAYHHLGSALGMTGDAAGAELYYGKALALREKHDGVESAMAAKSWGDMAGLSLGAGRRDEGIERLHRARSILEKVITGFEGEGRAADDDSLVEARADLLTTCTNLLVTRTQGGEHEAAIEAARGAVAQAVHLGTRINPRLRTSIAQTLQALVELGIEGALDTLAALADAVMPKEPAEVVESRVRWSRIRLGLQAMREAGFGDEVILARLKDALRGEPPPPAVARVAGATEALSGFVQEISTTQGTNIVVTLMALQTAEAGGRTLDETLHDLQELAISSVAASVESKEPKTEQGKASQVKSDEPPPWERDPFGNPYLDSEMNRRLGYDDEDDTYGDEDGEDEGDIDADGDEDEDEGGYGDDEGDDEDG; from the coding sequence GTGAGCGAACAAATCGTGTATTTTCTTCGCGAGGACGTCCCGCTGCGCTCGATCTTCGAGGGCGTTCTCCGCGAGGGGTTTCAGATCGTGCGACGCGCGCCGCGCAAGGCCGATGCGCCGCCCTTCTGGAGCGTCAACATGGGCGAAGGGCGGCACATGGTGCTCGTCGATTCTCCCCTGTTCGGCGTCCGCTACATCGAATGGCGGAGCGGCAAGCCGATGCCCGCCTGGCTCGAATCGTCGGTCGTGCGTCGCTCGGTGGACGAGCTCGCGACGCGGGCGGAGGCGGCGAAGGCGCCTGAAGAGAAGATCGCCACGCTTTGCGAGGCCGTCGCTGTGGCGGCGCCGACGCTGCCCGACCGAATTCGCAGCGTGCTCGCGGCGAGATTACGCGACGGCGAGGAGGCCGTCCGCTTTATGGCGCACAAGGCCGTTGTGGCGCTGTCGGACGCGTCGCTGGAGCAGACGCTCGGCGAGATGCTCGCGGGCGGGCCCGTGCCCGAGGACATGCTGGCATGGGCGCGTGAGCTCCACGCGCTTGCAGAAAAAGCCGTGCGCGGCGATTTCATCGATGATCTCGATACGCAGAACGAAGATTATCTGCGCGACGCGCTCCGGCGTGATCTGACAGAGAAAAAATGGCGCCGCGTGGAGGTCGCCGCGGCGCGGCTCCTGTGGAAGGAGATGCCGCTCTACGAGCTCGAAGCGGCGGCCGCGTGGGCGCAGGCCATGGCGGCGACCGGGCGCGTCTGGAAGGCGTACTTCGCGGCGCTGCTCGTCTCGGAGATCGAGCGCTCGCGTGGGGAGGAAGGCCTCGCGGCCGTCGTGCGGGCCGAGATCGAGCCGACGCTGGCGTCGCGCGAGGATCTGCCGATCCGGGAGGATCTGCACCCGATCCTCTGGATCGTGCGGGACCGATTGAATGACGACTACACGGCGGCGTGTGATCGCGCGATCGACGCGATGGATGCGCACGTAAAGAACCTCGAGGCCGAGCGTGTTCTCTTTCGGGCGATCTCGCAGCGCAATGGCCCCGAAGGGCGGCCGCTCGCGAAAAAGCTCCGGGATCTCTTGCCAGGCGCGATCACGCCGCTCGCGCTCCTCACGTATCTGCATGAATCGGGCGATACGGGGGACGAGGCGCTCGCGGACGCCGAGGCGCTCGCGGCGGCGATGGCCCAGCGCGAGCTCGTGGCGAAAGGAAAGGCCGAGCCGCCTTCACCCGAGATCGCCTCGTTCGACGCGTGGGCCGAGGGGATCCTCGCGTACCAGGCGCGGAGGCCGAAGGATCTCATTCGCGAGCACATCCGGATCTTGCAGAAGCGCGGCGACAACGAGGGCGCCCTGCGCGCCGCCGAGCGCGCGATTGTCGCGGAGGACTCGGCCCTCGCCTGGATGGACAAGGGCTTCATCCTCACGTCGATGAAGCGCCACGCGGACGCGATTGCGGCGTACACCGAGGCGATCGCGCGCGTCGACAAGGACGGCAAGGTGCTGCTCGGCGGCAGCTACGACGTCCTCTGGTTCAATCGGGCCTGCGAGCGCGCGATCACGGGCGATCACGAGGGCGCGCTGCGCGATCTCGCCATCGTCGTCGCGAAAGACAAGGAATGGATCGACAAGGCGCGGGCCGACGATTATTTCGATTCGGTCCGCGAAGATCCACGCTTCGAGGGGATCCTCGCGGGGACGTACGAGTTCCCGCCGGAGAGCGCGCCCTTCGATTGGAAGACGCTCGCCGACCACGCGAAAGGGCTCTCGTTTCTCGGGCGGTACGAGGAGGCGATCGTGGCCGGGCGCGAGGGGCTGCGCAAGGCGGAAAAGGCGCTCGGGCCCGAGGATCCGGGCCTTGCGACGTGCCTCGAAAATCTGGGATTCGCCGCGACCTGGGGCGGCGAACCCCAGCAGGGCGTGGCGGCGCTCCGCCGTGCCGTTGCCATTCGCGAGCGAATCGACGCCGGCTCGCGCGAGGCCGGGGAGGCCTATCACCACCTCGGCAGCGCCCTCGGGATGACCGGGGATGCTGCGGGCGCCGAACTTTATTACGGAAAAGCACTCGCGCTCCGGGAAAAACACGACGGGGTCGAGAGCGCGATGGCGGCGAAGAGCTGGGGCGATATGGCTGGCCTCTCGCTCGGCGCGGGCCGGAGGGACGAGGGGATCGAGCGGCTCCACCGCGCGCGGTCCATCCTCGAAAAGGTGATCACCGGGTTCGAGGGCGAGGGGCGGGCGGCGGACGACGATTCGCTCGTCGAGGCGCGCGCCGATCTGCTCACGACGTGTACGAATCTGCTCGTCACGCGCACGCAGGGAGGCGAGCACGAGGCCGCGATCGAGGCGGCGCGGGGCGCGGTCGCGCAGGCGGTTCACCTGGGCACGCGCATCAATCCGAGGCTCCGCACCTCCATCGCGCAGACCTTGCAAGCGCTCGTGGAGCTGGGGATCGAAGGTGCGCTCGATACCCTCGCGGCCCTGGCCGACGCGGTCATGCCCAAGGAGCCGGCGGAGGTCGTCGAATCGCGCGTTCGCTGGTCGCGTATTCGTTTGGGGCTGCAAGCGATGCGCGAGGCTGGCTTCGGTGACGAGGTGATTCTCGCGCGCCTCAAGGACGCGCTGCGGGGCGAGCCGCCGCCGCCCGCGGTGGCGCGTGTCGCAGGCGCGACCGAGGCGCTCTCCGGGTTTGTCCAGGAGATCTCCACGACCCAGGGCACAAACATCGTGGTCACGCTCATGGCGCTGCAAACGGCGGAGGCAGGCGGCCGCACGCTCGACGAGACGCTGCACGACCTGCAAGAGCTCGCCATCAGCTCCGTCGCTGCCTCCGTCGAGAGCAAAGAGCCAAAAACGGAACAGGGCAAGGCCTCGCAGGTGAAGAGCGACGAGCCACCGCCCTGGGAGCGTGATCCGTTCGGCAATCCGTACCTTGACAGCGAGATGAATCGGCGTCTCGGTTACGACGACGAGGACGACACGTACGGAGACGAGGACGGCGAGGACGAAGGCGACATCGACGCAGACGGGGACGAGGACGAAGACGAGGGCGGGTACGGCGACGACGAGGGCGACGACGAGGACGGTTGA
- a CDS encoding efflux RND transporter periplasmic adaptor subunit — MRACLLVLAILVLLGPACSRERKGPAEPPRPPVRVAFSEVATVPIELSAIGTVEPSARVSLRSRLTGLVTAVKFQEGADVAKGDVLFVLDKRPFEVALREAEANLERSRTQAANAEAQAARYEELAEAGVASRQDAELRRAEARAAAAAVDAFRAATVARRLDLEYTTIRAPMAGRTGSILVREGNLVRANETVLVEIVRLAPAFVSFAIPEASVPTLQQAMANSPGPLPVSAAAAPSGDAGAPNPGEEGSLSFIDSTIDRATGTLRLRATFENTSRALWPGQFVQATVRLGVREGAVVIPPSALQTGPSGTFVFVVGADEAAQMRPVQAGERVAGGRIVVQSGLAGGERVVTDGQLRIQPGAKVTIVGEGPGSAAGAAPAPGEEAR, encoded by the coding sequence ATGCGAGCGTGCTTGCTCGTCCTCGCAATCCTCGTCCTCCTCGGGCCTGCATGCTCGCGCGAGCGGAAGGGGCCTGCCGAACCGCCGAGACCGCCGGTCCGCGTCGCATTTTCAGAAGTGGCGACCGTGCCCATCGAGCTCTCTGCCATTGGCACGGTCGAACCCTCGGCGCGCGTTTCGTTGCGGTCGCGGTTGACCGGGCTCGTCACGGCCGTGAAATTCCAGGAGGGCGCGGACGTGGCCAAGGGGGACGTGCTGTTCGTCCTCGACAAACGGCCGTTCGAGGTCGCCTTGCGCGAAGCGGAGGCGAACCTCGAGCGGAGCCGGACGCAGGCGGCGAACGCGGAGGCGCAGGCCGCTCGATACGAAGAGCTCGCGGAAGCAGGCGTGGCGAGCCGCCAGGACGCCGAGCTCCGGCGCGCCGAGGCGCGGGCCGCGGCGGCGGCGGTCGATGCGTTTCGCGCGGCCACGGTCGCGCGGCGGCTCGACCTCGAATATACGACGATTCGCGCCCCCATGGCCGGCCGAACGGGGAGCATCCTCGTGCGCGAGGGCAATCTCGTGCGGGCCAATGAAACGGTGCTCGTCGAGATCGTTCGCCTCGCGCCGGCGTTCGTCTCGTTCGCCATTCCCGAGGCGAGCGTGCCGACTTTGCAGCAAGCGATGGCGAATTCGCCCGGGCCGCTGCCTGTCTCCGCGGCGGCGGCGCCGTCGGGCGACGCGGGGGCCCCGAACCCTGGCGAAGAGGGATCGCTCTCGTTCATCGACAGCACGATCGATCGCGCGACCGGGACCTTGCGCCTGCGCGCGACATTTGAAAATACCTCGCGCGCCCTCTGGCCGGGGCAATTCGTGCAGGCGACCGTGCGGCTTGGCGTGCGGGAGGGCGCGGTGGTGATCCCGCCTTCGGCCCTGCAAACCGGGCCGTCGGGCACGTTCGTCTTCGTGGTCGGCGCGGACGAGGCCGCGCAGATGAGGCCCGTGCAGGCGGGCGAACGCGTGGCCGGCGGGCGGATCGTCGTGCAATCGGGGCTCGCCGGCGGCGAGCGCGTGGTCACGGACGGGCAATTGCGTATTCAGCCGGGCGCGAAGGTGACGATCGTGGGCGAAGGCCCGGGAAGCGCCGCGGGCGCGGCGCCGGCGCCGGGGGAGGAGGCGCGATGA
- a CDS encoding efflux RND transporter permease subunit produces MNVSRPFVLRPVMTTLSMLAIVIFGIAGFRALPVSDLPNVDFPTIQVSASLPGASPETMAAAVATPLERQFSTIAGIDSMTSTSGLGTTQIVLQFDLSRDIDAAALDVQSMISRAARDLPPNMPAPPSFQKVNPAEQPIMYLALYAETLPLSEVSEYAETTIAQRVSMIRGVAQVLVFGSQKYAVRIRLDPQALASRELGIDEVAAAVARENVNLPTGVLEGPARTYVVQASGELYRASAFRPIIVAYREGAPVRLEELGTVTDSVENDRVASHYDGKRAIVLAIQRQPGTNTVAVVDAVRALLPALRAEIPASVEVATLYDRSISIRESVADVEHTLLVTIGLVVLVIGIFLRDLRSTIVASVALPVSLIGTFAGMWALDYSLDNLSLLALTLCVGFVVDDAIVVLENIFRHLEMGKPPLRAALDGAGEIGFTVVSMTTSLVAVFVPVLFLGGIVGRLLREFAVTMSIAILVSGVVSLFLTPMLASRFLRRKKANEHETNDEVHAGPSGRMDRAYSKSLGFVLRHRFATLMASFVLLAGTIVLGVIVPKGLFPSEDTGQIFALTRAAQGTSFEAMRGYQAAAADIVRAHPGVASVMSSHGAGGPSGSGNTGRLFIRLKDRDERAGKKPEAIIAELRPELAKIPGLEVFLQNPPPIRLGGQLTRALYQFTLTGADVDELYDAATELEQAMRGIPGLIDVTSDLERRTPEATLVIDRDRAATLGVSAQSIEEALFSAYAGRQVSTIYAPTNQYRVILELDRRFTQDPSALGLLYVRSASGELVPLSAVSRTEEGAGPLSVNHLGQLPSVTISFNLAPGAPLGEAVARVSALARERLPDTIGTQFLGGAEVFRESVGGLGLLLVLAILVIYVVLGILYESFVHPITILSGLPSAGFGALLALLVLGQELNVYSFVGILLLVGIVKKNAIMMIDFALEAERRDGKPAAEAIVLGARIRFRPIMMTTMAALAGSLPIALGFGAGAESRRPLGIAVVGGLVVSQLLTLYITPVIYTYLDAAEKRAREALAERRARRLA; encoded by the coding sequence ATGAACGTCTCCCGGCCTTTCGTCCTGCGGCCCGTGATGACCACGCTCTCGATGCTGGCCATCGTGATCTTTGGCATTGCCGGCTTTCGCGCGCTGCCGGTGAGTGATTTGCCGAATGTGGATTTTCCGACCATCCAGGTGAGCGCGTCGCTCCCGGGCGCGAGCCCGGAGACGATGGCCGCGGCGGTGGCGACCCCGCTCGAACGGCAGTTCTCGACCATCGCGGGCATCGACTCGATGACCTCGACGTCGGGCCTCGGCACCACGCAGATCGTGCTCCAGTTCGATCTCTCGCGCGACATCGACGCGGCGGCGCTCGACGTGCAATCGATGATCTCCCGCGCGGCGCGGGATCTGCCGCCCAACATGCCTGCGCCGCCGAGCTTTCAAAAGGTGAACCCGGCGGAGCAGCCCATCATGTATCTCGCGCTGTACGCCGAGACGCTGCCCCTGTCGGAGGTCTCCGAGTATGCCGAGACCACGATCGCACAACGTGTGTCGATGATCCGCGGCGTCGCGCAGGTCCTCGTCTTTGGCTCGCAGAAATACGCCGTGCGCATCCGGCTCGATCCGCAGGCGCTCGCCTCGCGCGAGCTCGGCATCGACGAGGTCGCCGCCGCCGTCGCGCGTGAAAACGTGAATCTGCCGACGGGCGTGCTCGAAGGGCCCGCGCGCACGTATGTCGTGCAGGCGAGCGGCGAGCTCTACCGGGCGAGCGCGTTCCGGCCGATCATCGTGGCCTATCGCGAGGGCGCGCCCGTCCGGCTGGAGGAGCTCGGCACGGTCACGGATAGCGTCGAGAATGATCGGGTCGCGAGCCATTACGACGGCAAGCGGGCGATCGTCCTCGCGATCCAGCGGCAGCCGGGGACGAACACGGTCGCCGTGGTCGACGCCGTGCGCGCGCTCCTGCCCGCACTCCGCGCCGAGATCCCGGCCTCGGTCGAGGTCGCGACCCTTTATGATCGGTCGATCTCGATCCGCGAATCGGTGGCCGACGTGGAGCATACGTTGCTCGTCACGATCGGGCTCGTCGTGCTGGTGATCGGCATCTTCTTGCGCGATCTGCGCTCCACGATCGTCGCGAGCGTGGCGCTCCCCGTCTCGCTCATCGGTACGTTCGCGGGGATGTGGGCGCTCGACTACAGCCTCGACAACCTCTCGCTCCTCGCGCTCACGCTTTGCGTCGGGTTTGTCGTGGACGACGCGATCGTCGTCCTGGAGAACATCTTCCGGCACCTCGAAATGGGCAAACCCCCGCTGAGAGCCGCGCTCGACGGCGCGGGGGAGATCGGCTTCACGGTCGTGTCGATGACGACCTCGCTCGTCGCGGTGTTCGTGCCGGTGCTTTTTCTCGGCGGGATCGTGGGGCGGCTGCTCCGCGAGTTCGCCGTGACCATGAGCATCGCGATCCTTGTCTCGGGCGTGGTTTCGCTGTTTCTCACGCCCATGCTGGCGAGCCGGTTCTTGCGGCGAAAGAAGGCAAACGAACACGAAACGAACGACGAGGTGCACGCGGGCCCGTCGGGGCGGATGGATCGCGCGTATTCAAAAAGCCTCGGCTTCGTGCTGCGGCACCGGTTCGCCACGTTGATGGCCTCGTTCGTCCTGCTCGCGGGGACGATCGTGCTCGGGGTGATCGTGCCGAAGGGCCTCTTTCCGAGCGAGGACACGGGGCAGATTTTCGCGCTGACGCGCGCCGCGCAGGGGACGTCGTTCGAGGCGATGCGCGGGTATCAAGCGGCGGCGGCGGACATCGTGCGCGCGCATCCGGGTGTGGCGTCGGTGATGTCGAGTCACGGCGCCGGAGGGCCGAGCGGATCGGGCAACACGGGCCGGCTCTTCATTCGATTGAAGGATCGCGACGAGCGCGCCGGCAAGAAGCCCGAGGCGATCATCGCGGAACTGCGGCCCGAGCTCGCGAAGATCCCGGGGCTCGAGGTCTTCCTCCAGAACCCGCCGCCCATTCGCCTCGGCGGCCAGCTCACGCGGGCCCTGTATCAATTCACGTTGACGGGCGCGGACGTGGACGAGCTTTACGACGCGGCGACGGAGCTCGAACAGGCGATGCGCGGGATCCCGGGGCTCATCGACGTGACGAGTGATCTCGAACGAAGGACGCCCGAGGCCACGCTCGTCATCGATCGGGACCGCGCGGCGACGCTTGGCGTGTCGGCGCAGAGCATCGAGGAGGCGCTGTTCTCGGCGTATGCAGGAAGGCAGGTCTCGACGATTTACGCGCCGACGAACCAGTATCGGGTGATCCTGGAGCTCGATCGGCGCTTCACGCAAGATCCGAGCGCGCTCGGGCTCCTCTACGTACGCTCGGCCAGCGGCGAGCTCGTGCCGCTTTCGGCGGTCTCGCGGACGGAGGAGGGCGCAGGTCCCCTCAGCGTCAATCACCTCGGGCAATTGCCCTCGGTGACGATCTCCTTCAATCTCGCCCCGGGTGCGCCGCTCGGCGAGGCGGTCGCGCGCGTGTCGGCGCTCGCGCGGGAGCGATTGCCCGACACGATCGGGACGCAGTTCCTCGGCGGCGCCGAGGTGTTCCGCGAATCAGTCGGCGGACTCGGGCTCTTGCTCGTGCTCGCCATTCTGGTGATCTACGTCGTGCTCGGGATCCTCTATGAGAGCTTCGTCCACCCGATCACGATTCTCTCGGGGTTGCCCTCGGCGGGATTCGGGGCGCTGCTCGCGCTGCTCGTCCTCGGCCAGGAGCTCAACGTGTATTCGTTCGTCGGGATCCTCTTGCTCGTGGGGATCGTCAAGAAAAACGCCATCATGATGATCGATTTCGCCTTGGAGGCGGAGCGGCGGGACGGAAAGCCGGCGGCGGAGGCGATCGTGCTCGGGGCGCGCATTCGTTTCCGGCCAATCATGATGACCACGATGGCGGCGCTCGCGGGCAGCTTGCCGATCGCGCTCGGGTTCGGCGCGGGCGCCGAATCGCGGCGGCCGCTCGGCATTGCGGTCGTCGGCGGGCTCGTGGTGTCGCAGCTCCTCACGCTCTACATCACGCCGGTGATTTACACGTACCTCGACGCGGCCGAGAAGCGGGCGCGCGAGGCGCTCGCCGAGCGGCGGGCGCGGCGGCTCGCGTGA
- a CDS encoding C39 family peptidase yields the protein MPPARLLAVLAPLVLLGCNRSSSPPPPEQVASPAPLGLARGNLASVLLEGIPHVRQKPDFCGEACVSMALARLGRPLDQDDIFARTGLDPALGRGAYTAELKQAVEAVGFDPGPVWYRIDVAKADEALGAELAAIHADLQKGIPSIVCMHYNESPTTTEHFRLVVGYDSSRDEIIYHEPAEDAGAYRRMSRARFLSLWPLKHSKDVWTAIRLRLAPRDLELAKATPRKPGFSPADYAQKVIEVKEKTSRLRGEFTILVEPPFVVVGDGPEPHVRRGAEGTVRWATEKLKKDYFAKDPSRILVVWLFKDRPSYERNAISLFGEKPTTPYGYYTSKHGALVMNIATGGGTLVHEIVHPFVEANFSDCPPWFNEGLGSLYEQSGEEEGRIHGYTNWRLRGLQSAIAENRVPSFRALTGMNDGAFYEGDYGVHYAASRYLLYYLQEKGLLVRYYHEFHANREKDPTGYDTLRRVLGEEDMTAFKKRWETYVLGLSFP from the coding sequence ATGCCCCCTGCTCGCCTCCTCGCCGTCCTCGCCCCGCTCGTCCTCCTCGGCTGCAATCGTAGCTCCTCGCCCCCGCCGCCGGAGCAGGTCGCCTCCCCGGCCCCGCTCGGCCTCGCCCGCGGAAACCTCGCCAGTGTCCTCCTCGAAGGCATCCCGCACGTACGACAAAAGCCCGATTTTTGCGGCGAGGCTTGTGTCTCCATGGCCCTCGCGCGGCTCGGCCGCCCGCTCGATCAGGACGACATTTTCGCGAGGACCGGCCTCGATCCGGCGCTCGGCCGCGGCGCGTACACCGCTGAGCTCAAGCAGGCCGTCGAGGCCGTTGGCTTCGACCCGGGGCCTGTCTGGTACCGCATCGACGTCGCGAAGGCTGACGAAGCACTCGGGGCCGAGCTCGCCGCGATCCACGCCGATCTGCAGAAGGGCATCCCCTCGATCGTCTGCATGCATTACAACGAGAGCCCCACGACCACGGAGCATTTCCGCCTCGTCGTCGGGTATGATTCGTCGCGGGACGAGATCATCTATCACGAGCCCGCCGAGGACGCGGGCGCGTACCGCCGCATGTCGCGGGCGCGGTTCCTCTCGCTCTGGCCGCTCAAACACAGCAAGGACGTGTGGACCGCGATCCGCCTGCGCCTCGCTCCGCGGGATCTCGAGCTCGCCAAGGCGACGCCGCGCAAACCAGGTTTTTCCCCGGCTGATTACGCGCAAAAGGTGATAGAGGTCAAGGAGAAGACCTCGCGCCTGCGCGGCGAGTTCACCATCCTCGTCGAGCCCCCGTTCGTCGTCGTCGGCGACGGCCCCGAGCCTCACGTGCGCAGGGGCGCCGAAGGCACCGTCCGCTGGGCGACCGAAAAACTCAAGAAAGACTATTTTGCCAAGGACCCGTCGCGGATCCTCGTCGTCTGGCTCTTCAAGGACCGGCCGAGTTACGAGCGGAACGCGATCTCGCTCTTCGGCGAGAAGCCGACCACGCCGTACGGGTATTACACCTCGAAGCATGGCGCGCTCGTCATGAACATCGCGACGGGCGGCGGCACGCTCGTGCACGAGATCGTGCACCCATTCGTCGAGGCAAACTTTTCCGATTGCCCGCCCTGGTTCAACGAGGGACTCGGCTCGCTCTACGAGCAGAGCGGCGAGGAGGAAGGCCGGATCCACGGCTACACGAACTGGCGCTTGCGCGGCCTGCAATCGGCCATTGCGGAAAACCGCGTCCCCTCGTTCCGCGCGCTCACCGGGATGAACGACGGGGCGTTTTACGAGGGCGACTACGGCGTCCATTACGCCGCCTCGCGCTACCTGCTGTATTACCTCCAGGAAAAGGGCCTGCTCGTCCGTTATTACCACGAGTTTCACGCGAACCGCGAAAAGGATCCCACGGGCTACGACACCCTCCGCCGCGTGCTCGGCGAGGAGGACATGACGGCCTTCAAGAAGCGCTGGGAGACCTACGTGCTCGGGCTCTCGTTCCCGTGA